Proteins found in one Sorghum bicolor cultivar BTx623 chromosome 1, Sorghum_bicolor_NCBIv3, whole genome shotgun sequence genomic segment:
- the LOC8078864 gene encoding NHP2-like protein 1, producing MESVVNPKAYPLADAQLTMGILDIIQQAANYKQLKKGANEATKTLNRGISEFVVMAADTEPLEILLHLPLLAEDKNVPYVFVPSKQALGRACGVTRPVIACSVTSNEGSQLKLQIQGLKDSIEKLLI from the exons ATGGAGTCCGTGGTGAACCCGAAGGCGTACCCGCTGGCTGATGCGCAGCTGACGATGGGTATCCTCGATATCATCCAGCAGGCCGCCAACTACAAGCAGCTCAAGAAGGGAGCTAACGAAG CGACGAAGACCCTGAACAGGGGGATATCGGAGTTCGTAGTGATGGCGGCGGATACGGAGCCTCTCGAGATCCTGCTCCACCTCCCCTTGCTAGCTGAGGATAAG AACGTGCCATATGTATTTGTTCCATCGAAACAAGCTCTTGGCCGTGCTTGTGGTGTGACAAGACCGGTCATTGCTTGCTCAGTGACCAGCAATGAGGGTAGCCAGCTGAAACTACAGATACAGGGCCTCAAG GACTCTATTGAGAAGCTTCTCATCTGA
- the LOC8078865 gene encoding TSL-kinase interacting protein 1 — protein sequence MSFTGSAPESSDPNKKPAKKQTRQWAAWTHQEEENFFNALRQVGKNFDKITHRVQSKNKDQVRHYYYRLVRRMKKLLGPRFLLDAKNSKDTIAAMLRWWSLLEKFSCSASKLHLKPRRFKTFVEAFGKQLLKDSKSRRKRSRVDMCLPSPSPNVSKVPGNETPVKLLSVDAQNGSRVASPKGTIFKRVAEPISSKSGTTKGDLSATRTVKQKRKAGGTVASAAYKKWERAAMAGVSLVADAAEELERNTVNPGMLCNVDARTLTSSSDRLCTVDGISTNHMKEADSQAPVKLKLQLFPINEATRKALEKDDHNPHLELTLSSRKKISSVLEHLNRKWGNSNIASGELILFPYCANQEDLATYQRWTTRDTVVVADVFLSVNSPSVFRLRYGWFSLVELGAGVSEISLIHFEDCMEVIQVKSPSGDKACVQKDGTLLSNCTHEQYPCSSMLLHMTPSSTGKNSEVPDQPANVPPQFGSQKQVQVPVTQASEDDQGMNCVAISEVEWADTLTDISVGHLLTETSKDAHLDCVGTSVKNPLFLENPCSYDSFDAAVALHASHYQASEKPAHTPHSTIWGAEETCDEFSFNLSASRKQEGSNTPSSSPDTDNEVHPSNSEGFQGFLQDLIGGEAGGDNPCNDDAKDIEEFYAKSPPRNDETNELKDQALADIYWPDSLGPLDLDIPSVRYQADDILIGDSQNSWSRLMANSLDAFRNLSFFSDKNDSIPSIM from the exons ATGTCCTTCACTGGGTCCGCCCCTGAGTCTTCCGATCCCAATAAGAAACCTG CGAAAAAGCAGACTCGACAATGGGCTGCGTGGACACACCAAGAGGAGGAGAATTTCTTCAATGCACTGCGGCAAGTAGGAAAA AACTTCGACAAGATTACACACCGTGTTCAGAGTAAAAACAAGGATCAG GTCAGGCATTACTATTATCGTCTTGTTCGACGCATGAAGAAGCTATTGGGTCCTAGGTTCTTACTTGATGCAAAAAACTCCAAGGATACTATTGCTGCTATGCTTCGCTG GTGGTCTCTGCTTGAGAAATTTAGTTGTAGTGCATCAAAGCTGCACCTGAAGCCTCGGAGGTTCAAAACATTTGTAGAAGCATTT GGAAAACAACTGCTAAAGGACAGTAAGTCCAGGAGAAAGCGTTCACGAGTGGATATGTGCCTACCTTCTCCATCTCCAAATGTCAGCAAGGTTCCTGGGAATGAGACTCCTGTAAAGTTGCTGTCAGTAGATGCTCAAAATGGTAGCAGAGTAGCATCTCCTAAAGGGACAATTTTCAAGCGGGTTGCAGAACCAATTTCTAGCAAGTCAGGAACAACTAAAGGCGACCTCTCTGCCACAAGAACTGTAAAACAAAAAAGGAAGGCAG GTGGCACTGTTGCATCTGCTGCATATAAAAAATGGGAGAGAGCAGCCATGGCTGGTGTTTCTTTAGTTGCTGATGCAGCTGAGGAGCTTGAACGCAACACGGTTAACCCGGGCATGTTatgtaatgttgatgcaagaacaCTGACTTCATCATCAGACAGACTTTGTACTGTTGATG GCATTAGCACAAATCACATGAAGGAAGCAGATTCACAAGCACCTGTGAAGCTGAAGCTACAGTTATTTCCAATAAACGAAGCTACTCGGAAGGCATTGGAGAAG GATGACCATAATCCTCATCTGGAGCTCACATTAAGCTCTAGGAAGAAAATATCATCTGTGCTAGAACATCTAAACCGAAAATGGGGTAACTCGAACATCGCATCTGGAGAGCTTATTCTTTTTCCGTATTGTGCTAATCAAGAGGATTTGGCTACATATCAGAGGTGGACAACAAGAGATACTGTTGTAGTAGCTGATGTGTTTCTTTCTGTGAATAGCCCTTCTGTTTTCCGTTTAAG GTATGGTTGGTTTTCCCTTGTTGAGCTTGGAGCAGGAGTAAGTGAAATATCTTTAATCCATTTTGAGGATTGCATGGAAGTCATCCAAGTGAAATCACCATCAGGAGATAAGGCTTGTGTGCAAAAGGATGGTACTTTGCTCAGTAATTGCACTCATGAGCAATATCCTTGTAGTTCAATGTTATTGCATATGACACCATCTAGTACAGGCAAGAACTCTGAGGTTCCAGATCAGCCGGCTAATGTGCCCCCTCAGTTTGGCAGCCAAAAGCAAGTGCAGGTTCCTGTAACCCAAGCTTCTGAG GATGATCAGGGAATGAATTGTGTGGCAATATCTGAAGTAGAGTGGGCAGATACCCTTACAGATATCAGTGTTGGGCACTTACTGACAGAAACATCGAAAGACGCTCATTTAGATTGTGTAGGGACTAGTGTAAAAAATCCTTTGTTTCTTGAGAATCCATGCAGCTATGACTCGTTTGATGCTGCTGTTGCCCTTCATGCTTCTCATTATCAAGCATCAGAGAAGCCAGCCCATACTCCCCATTCAACCATATGGGGAGCAGAAGAAACATGTGATGAGTTCAGCTTTAATTTGTCAGCCTCCAGGAAGCAAGAAGGCTCAAACACTCCTAGCAGCTCTCCTGATACTGACAATGAAGTTCATCCTTCAAATTCGGAAGGATTTCAAGGTTTTCTTCAG GActtgattggaggagaggctggTGGTGATAATCCTTGTAATGATGATGCCAAAGACATAGAGGAGTTTTATGCTAAATCACCACCTCGAAATGATGAAACTAATGAGCTGAAGGATCAAGCTTTAGCTGACATATATTGG CCTGATTCACTCGGACCATTGGACTTGGACATACCGTCTGTGAGATATCAAGCCGATGACATACTGATAGGGGACAGTCAAAATAGTTGGAGCCGCCTGATGGCAAATAGCCTCGATGCATTTCGAAATCTGTCATTCTTCTCGGATAAGAATGACTCGATTCCATCGATCATGTAG
- the LOC8078866 gene encoding small nuclear ribonucleoprotein SmD3b — MSRSLGIPVKLLHEAAGHVVTVELKTGEVYRGAMVECEDNWNCQLENITFTAKDGKVSQLEHVFIRGSRVRFMIIPDMLKNAPMFKRLEARIRGKGSAIGVGRGRAVAMRARAAAGRGGGPVGRGSAPPVRR, encoded by the exons ATGAGCCGGAGCCTAGGGATCCCGGTGAAGCTGCTCCATGAGGCAGCGGGTCATGTGGTGACGGTGGAGCTCAAGACCGGCGAAGTGTACCGGGGGGCCATGGTCGAGTGCGAGGATAACTGGAATTGCCAGCTCGAAAACATCACCTTCACCGCCAAG GATGGGAAGGTGTCGCAGCTGGAGCACGTCTTCATCAGAGGAAGCAGAGTGAG ATTTATGATTATACCTGATATGCTTAAGAACGCTCCTATGTTCAAGCGCTTGGAAGCGAGGATTAGG GGCAAAGGATCGGCTATTGGAGTTGGCCGTGGACGTGCTGTTGCAATGCGTGCTCGG GCTGCTGCTGGTCGTGGTGGTGGTCCTGTTGGCCGAGGCAGCGCACCTCCTGTGAGGAGGTAG
- the LOC8078867 gene encoding uncharacterized protein LOC8078867, producing the protein MALQWMILACVVAVEAAVAALVTLPVPRAVRGQIVALTSLFLQPLSTVIPFAAFQLLDIYWKKEHRLMCTAEICTAEERIRFEKSMFKAQRNVILCVSACLLYWCIYRIVKFNKDIKALEETEKRLKEE; encoded by the exons ATGGCGCTGCAGTGGATGATCCTGGCTTGCGTGGTGGCGGTGGAGGCGGCGGTGGCTGCGCTGGTCACGCTCCCGGTGCCCCGCGCCGTGCGGGGCCAGATCGTCGCGCTCACGTCCTTGTTCCTGCAGCCCCTCTCCACCGTGATACCCTTCGCCGCCTTCCAGCTCCTCG ATATCTACTGGAAGAAGGAGCACAGGCTGATGTGCACCGCGGAGATTTGCACTGCCGAAGAGCGCATTCGCTTCGAGAAATCT ATGTTTAAAGCTCAGAGGAATGTCATCCTTTGTGTTTCAGCATGCCTCCTTTACTG GTGCATTTATCGCATAGTAAAATTCAACAAGGATATTAAGGCATTGGAAGAGACCGAGAAGCGCCTCAAGGAAGAGTAG